In the Aggregatilinea lenta genome, TCGGCCCCTTCGGACGCGTGCAGTACTTCATAATCCTGGCCTTCAAAATAGACGGTCAGCATTTCCTGAACGTCGATGTCGTCTTCGATGATCAGCAAACGCTTTTTTCCCATGCCGACCTGCCTCCGCATGAATCATTGGGTTATGGCGATGCTCAAATTTAACCTTCAGGCTTCGTTAAGTTTAACAGGTCTCTCGTCGCAGGTGAAATAGCTCTTTCCTCACACGTCCCCGGCACGCAGGAGACAAAAAAAATCCACGCCAATGGCGTGGATCGAGACAGGTGGAAGGTTCCCACGCTTATGCTTCGAGCGTGCGGTCCATCACGGATGTGTGCACGTTGAACGAAGGCGGCTTTTCCAGGTGCTTCTTGACCGCGCACAGCTCCGCCGAGCGGATCACCGCCGACTTGTACTGCTCTGGAAAGTCGGGCGGAACCTGGATGTCCAGCTCGATGTTTTCGATCATGTGCGTCATGGGGTTGCGGGTCATGCGCTGCACGATGCGGATGTTGTCGGTGGGCAGGCCGCGCTGCTGGCAGAAGCTGGCGACGTAGATGCCCGCGCAGGTGCCCATCGAGGCCAGGAAAAGCTGAAACGGCGACGGCGCGGATCCATCCTGATCGGTGTGGATTACCAAACCGCCCATGTGCGCATCGACTTGCCCGCCGCCGGGTAATACGATCTCGAATTCCATCGGTCGAAACTCCATCCTCTAGATTGTGTCGGTCTTCACAAGTGATTCTGCCACTCGTTGGATTAGATGCAAGTCGTCCCCAAAAGGTCGCCGTTTGCGCACCTTTTTCTTACGTTTGGAGCACGAGTAGGTGAGGATCGTCACCGGGTGGGCGTGTATGGTGGGCTAGACGTGCCGCAGGCCGCCGCCAACGCAGGCGCACGACGCCCCCACGCGGCTGGTTGACAACGACACACGAATTGGCGACAATTCAGTTTCAGCATCCGCCTGCACACGATCACTTTGGAGTGAAGCCGGAAATGTCTATAAAAGATGTTTTGATGGACGCCGAAGACCGGATGAAGAGCACCGTAACGGTGCTTGACGAGGACCTGAAAGCCATGCGGACCGGACGCGCTTCGGGCGCGCTGGTGGAAAAGCTCCAGGTCGAGTACTACGGAGTCGCCACCCCCCTGATGCAGCTTGCCAGCATCAGCGTGCCGGAGCCGCAGACGATCGCCATTCGTCCCTACGACAAGAGCACGCTCAAGGCCATCGAGCGCGCGATTCAGGCGTCGGAGCTGGGCCTGACGCCCAACAACGACGGCCAGATCGTGCGCCTGAACATCCCGCCGCTCACCCAGGAGCGCCGCAACGACCTGCAAAAGCTGGTCCAGCGCCGCGTCGAAGAAGCGCGCGTATCGGTGCGCAACATCCGCCGCTCCGCGATTGAAGATGTGCGGGAGTTCGAAAAAGAGAAGATGGTCTCTGAAGACGAATCCAAGCGCGGTCAGGACAACGTGCAAAAACTGACCGACAAGTACATCGAAGAAATCGAAAGTACCGGGAAACGCAAAGAAGCCGAGATCATGGAAGTCTGAGCCGGACGCCACCGGCTGGCTTTGTTCCCGGACCGCCAGCCGGTTTCCCTGATCACCTGTAGACCGGAGTAACGAACGCCTAATGACAGACGAGGTCGTCACCCTGCCCGAACGAATCCCTCACCACGTCGCCATCATCATGGACGGGAACGGTCGATGGGCCAAAGCGCGCGGCCTGCCGCGTATCGCCGGTCACCGGGCGGGGGTCGAAAACCTCCGCCGAATTTTGCGTGCCAGCAGCGAATTCGGGATCAAGATCCTGACTATCTACGCCTTCTCGACCGAAAATTGGGGACGCCCAGAAGCCGAAGTGCGCGGCCTGATGAACATCCTCGAAACGGTCATCGACCGCGAGCTGGATCAACTGCACGCCAACGGGGTACAACTGCGCCACATCGGGGAGATCGAGGGGTTGTCGCCCATGCTCCAGCGCAAGGTCCGCAAAGCGGTAGACCTCACCCGCAACAACGCGCAGCTGATCCTGAACATCGCGTTCAACTATGGCGGGCGTCAGGAGATCATCCGTGCCATCCAGCAGATCGTACGCGACGGCATCCCGGCGGACGAGATCGACGACACGCTGATCGACTACTATCTCTACACCGCCGGACAACCCGACCCCGACCTCGTGGTGCGCACGGCGGGCGAGATGCGGCTGAGCAACTTCCTGCTGTGGCAGGCGTCCTACGCCGAATACTACTCCACGCCGGTCTACTGGCCCGACTTCGACCGCGAGGAGCTGCTGAAAGCCATTGCGTCCTTCACCCAGCGCGAGCGCCGGTTTGGCCTGGTCCCCCAACCGTAACGCCTGTCTGCCTCCTGGGCCACTGACCGGACCGGGTTCATTCCATGCTTAGAACGCGATTCCTGGTGGCGCTCGTCGCGCTGCCCATCCTGGGCGTTGTGACGGTGATCGGCGGGGCGCTATTTGCGCTGGTCGTGGTGGCCGCGCTGCTGCTGGGCGGCTGGGAATACGTGCAGTTGATGCGTATGACCGGCGTGCGCGTGCCGCCGTCGCTGACGTACGGGCTGATCGTGCTGGCCGTCGGTACGATCTGGTTCGAGCGGCCCGCGCTGCGCGCACCGGGCGTGGCGCTGCTGCTGATGGCGGCGGCGTTTTACATGATCGCCGCGTTCGAGCGAGGCGAGGCGCAGCCGGTAACCGGCGCGGCCCTGGCGATGTTCGGCGGCTTTTACATCGGCTGGCTGGGCAGCACGCTGCTGGCCGTGCGCCTGCTGGACGACGGGGCGGCGCTGACGGCGTTCCTCTACGGCGCGGTGGTCGTCTCGGACACGGCAGCGTACTTCGTGGGGCGCTCGCTGGGCAAGCACCACATGTCGCCGCACGTGAGTCCGAAGAAGACCTGGGAAGGCTATGCGGGCAGTGTTGGCGGCGGGCTGTTGTTCGGCCTGCTGGCGGCGTGGGCGCTGCACGTCGACGGGCTGACGGCGGGCCACGGCGCGATGATCGGGCTGCTGATCGGCGTGCTGGGCACGGTCGGCGACCTGGGTGAATCGGTCATGAAGCGGCAGGTGGGTGCGAAGGATTCGAGCCGCCTGATCCCCGGCCACGGCGGGCTGCTGGACCGTCTGGACTCGGTGCTGGTGTCGTTCGCCATCGGCTACTACTATCTCATCTGGTTTGTAACTTAGGGACAAGATCGTTTGACCCTGGTCACACAGTGTGATATATTTGCAGTAAGTTGTTAGATGTTGACGAACCTTACTCCCGTCTGCGTGCCCACAACTTGCCTTTACAAGTCCATTTTGAAATCACAGATCGCTTGCCCACGGTGCGAATCGCCGATGCGGTATTCCCCTGGTTGGCATTGATGTCATCTCATGGCCCCTCACGTAATCCATAGATCCGTATGCGAATCACGCAGGACGTCGTGACGCTGTTTCTGGTGGAGACTTCCAGATGGATATAGCAGAACTCGAAACACAGAACTTAGAAGATCTGCGCAATCTTGCGCGTGATGCGGATATTGCCGGGTTCAGTCGCATGAAAAAGCAGGACTTGATTCTGCGGCTGCTGCGCGATAAGGCCGAAAAACAGGGCCACCAATTGCGCGGCGGCATTCTCGAAATCATCGAGGACGGCATCGGATTTCTTCGTTCGGATCATTACCTGCCTGGTCCGGACGATATTTATGTCAGCCAGACGCAGATCCGCCGCTTCGGCTTGCGCACGGGTGACATGGTCATCGGTCAAGTGCGCCCGCCGAAGGATTCAGAGAAGTATTTCGGCCTGCTGCGCGTCGAAGCCGTCAACGGGCTGGACCCTGAATCGGCCAAGCGCCGCCCTCGCTTCGAAGAACTGACCGCCATCTTCCCCACCGAACGTTACAACCTGGAAACCAACGGGCGCATTCTGTCGACGCGTATGCTAAACCTCATCGCCCCTGTTGGGCGCGGCCAGCGCGGCCTGATCGTCAGCCCGCCGAAGGCCGGTAAGACGACCGTGCTGAAGGAAGTCGCCAACGGCATCAGCCACAACTATCCCGAAGTGCACCTGATGGTCGTGCTGATCGGTGAGCGCCCCGAAGAAGTGACCGACATGGACCGTTCGGTGGACGCAGAAGTGATCAGCAGCACGTTCGACGAGCCGGTAGCCTTCCACGTCCGCGTGGCGGAAATGGCGCTTGAACGCGCCAAGCGGCTGGTCGAGTCGGCGCAGCACGTCGTGATCCTGCTGGACAGCATCACGCGTCTGGCGCGCGCCTATAACCTCGTCGTGCCGCCCAGCGGTCGCACCCTGACCGGTGGCCTCGACCCGTCGGCGCTCTACCCGCCCAAGCGTTTCTTCGGTGCAGCCCGTAACGTGGAAGAGGGCGGCAGCCTGACCATCGTCGCCACCTGCCTGGTTAAGACCGGCAGCCGCATGGACGACGTGATCTACGAGGAATTCAAGGGTACGGGCAACATGGAGCTGCACCTCTCGCGCGAGCTTCAGGAACGCCGCATCTTCCCGGCCTTCGACATCCAGCAGTCCTCGACGCGCCGCGAAGAGCTGCTTTTGGGACCGGACATCCTTCAGCGCGTCTGGACCATGCGCCGTATGTTGGTGCAGATGACCCAGCCCCCGGCGAATTACGACATGGTGAACGCAACCGAAGCGCTGATCAATCAGGTGCGCCAAACAGAAAACAACGAAGAGTTCCTCGAACAACTGACGAAATAACCGCCACCCTCGACACGCCTTCGTCAGTCGGTGAAGCTCATGGCCCAACAGCCTTAACTCCCTGTGCGCTCCGCAGATAGATTCGACGCGCCTGCTGCCAAGCACGTCCAAAACGCACACGCCTGCACAGCGCGTTCGCAGAGCAAAAAAATGGGCGGGTTTACGGTCCCCATCCCGTGGCCCCTT is a window encoding:
- a CDS encoding OsmC family protein, producing MEFEIVLPGGGQVDAHMGGLVIHTDQDGSAPSPFQLFLASMGTCAGIYVASFCQQRGLPTDNIRIVQRMTRNPMTHMIENIELDIQVPPDFPEQYKSAVIRSAELCAVKKHLEKPPSFNVHTSVMDRTLEA
- the frr gene encoding ribosome recycling factor, which codes for MSIKDVLMDAEDRMKSTVTVLDEDLKAMRTGRASGALVEKLQVEYYGVATPLMQLASISVPEPQTIAIRPYDKSTLKAIERAIQASELGLTPNNDGQIVRLNIPPLTQERRNDLQKLVQRRVEEARVSVRNIRRSAIEDVREFEKEKMVSEDESKRGQDNVQKLTDKYIEEIESTGKRKEAEIMEV
- a CDS encoding isoprenyl transferase; its protein translation is MTDEVVTLPERIPHHVAIIMDGNGRWAKARGLPRIAGHRAGVENLRRILRASSEFGIKILTIYAFSTENWGRPEAEVRGLMNILETVIDRELDQLHANGVQLRHIGEIEGLSPMLQRKVRKAVDLTRNNAQLILNIAFNYGGRQEIIRAIQQIVRDGIPADEIDDTLIDYYLYTAGQPDPDLVVRTAGEMRLSNFLLWQASYAEYYSTPVYWPDFDREELLKAIASFTQRERRFGLVPQP
- a CDS encoding phosphatidate cytidylyltransferase; the encoded protein is MLRTRFLVALVALPILGVVTVIGGALFALVVVAALLLGGWEYVQLMRMTGVRVPPSLTYGLIVLAVGTIWFERPALRAPGVALLLMAAAFYMIAAFERGEAQPVTGAALAMFGGFYIGWLGSTLLAVRLLDDGAALTAFLYGAVVVSDTAAYFVGRSLGKHHMSPHVSPKKTWEGYAGSVGGGLLFGLLAAWALHVDGLTAGHGAMIGLLIGVLGTVGDLGESVMKRQVGAKDSSRLIPGHGGLLDRLDSVLVSFAIGYYYLIWFVT
- the rho gene encoding transcription termination factor Rho, producing MDIAELETQNLEDLRNLARDADIAGFSRMKKQDLILRLLRDKAEKQGHQLRGGILEIIEDGIGFLRSDHYLPGPDDIYVSQTQIRRFGLRTGDMVIGQVRPPKDSEKYFGLLRVEAVNGLDPESAKRRPRFEELTAIFPTERYNLETNGRILSTRMLNLIAPVGRGQRGLIVSPPKAGKTTVLKEVANGISHNYPEVHLMVVLIGERPEEVTDMDRSVDAEVISSTFDEPVAFHVRVAEMALERAKRLVESAQHVVILLDSITRLARAYNLVVPPSGRTLTGGLDPSALYPPKRFFGAARNVEEGGSLTIVATCLVKTGSRMDDVIYEEFKGTGNMELHLSRELQERRIFPAFDIQQSSTRREELLLGPDILQRVWTMRRMLVQMTQPPANYDMVNATEALINQVRQTENNEEFLEQLTK